A region of Pseudarthrobacter sp. NIBRBAC000502770 DNA encodes the following proteins:
- a CDS encoding amino acid permease, with protein MPQSTPTELKNSAAPSSAVDPSLSAEGYKKTLGRRHVTMIAMGGAIGVGLFMGAGGRLASTGPALIFSYAIAGVIAYLLMRALGELIMYRQTSGSFVSYAGEMFGKKGAFLSGWMYFINWAMTGIAELIAIGLYFQFFFPNVPVELSAIAALVLLVAVNLFSVKAFGEFEFWASVLKVAAIVIFLAVGTFMVVTNAKVGGGHASVNNLFAADGGMFPKGALVMILVLNAVIFAYNAIELVGITAGEMQNPEREVPKAIRAVVLRIVVFYVGSVTLLAMLLPSDQYHAGTSPFVTVFGQMGLGWMGDVMNMIVITAALSSCNSGLYSIGRIFRTMANNGHAPQWLTRMSTRHVPYAAILAIGGVYLVGILLNIWLGGSHAFDLALNTASIGVIFTWGSIFASQIALRKKKGNVSSLPMPGSPWTSWAGLVALLVITVLIGFDTMTSKDGEVFYLGLWTLATIPFFAVVLWLGWQKVKDNQPKSELFS; from the coding sequence GTGCCTCAAAGTACCCCCACAGAACTAAAGAACAGCGCGGCGCCATCCTCCGCCGTCGACCCCTCCCTCAGCGCCGAGGGATACAAAAAGACGCTTGGCCGACGCCACGTCACCATGATCGCCATGGGCGGCGCAATCGGCGTCGGCCTCTTCATGGGCGCCGGCGGACGCCTCGCCTCCACCGGCCCCGCCCTGATCTTCTCCTACGCCATCGCCGGCGTCATCGCCTACCTGCTCATGCGGGCCCTGGGCGAGCTCATCATGTACCGCCAGACCTCCGGCTCGTTCGTCAGCTACGCCGGCGAGATGTTCGGCAAGAAGGGCGCCTTCCTCTCCGGGTGGATGTACTTCATCAACTGGGCCATGACCGGCATCGCCGAGCTCATCGCGATCGGCCTGTACTTCCAGTTCTTCTTCCCCAACGTCCCCGTTGAACTGTCCGCCATCGCAGCGCTGGTGCTGCTGGTGGCCGTGAACCTGTTCAGCGTGAAGGCTTTCGGTGAATTCGAATTCTGGGCTTCCGTCCTGAAGGTCGCCGCCATCGTCATCTTCCTGGCCGTGGGCACCTTCATGGTGGTCACCAACGCCAAGGTGGGCGGGGGCCACGCATCAGTGAACAACCTCTTCGCGGCCGACGGCGGCATGTTCCCCAAGGGCGCCCTGGTGATGATCCTGGTCCTGAACGCCGTGATCTTTGCCTACAACGCCATCGAGCTGGTGGGCATCACCGCGGGCGAGATGCAGAACCCGGAACGCGAAGTTCCCAAGGCGATCCGCGCCGTCGTCCTCCGCATTGTCGTGTTCTACGTCGGCTCCGTGACCTTGCTTGCCATGCTGCTTCCCTCGGACCAGTACCATGCCGGCACCTCCCCGTTCGTCACCGTCTTCGGCCAGATGGGCTTGGGCTGGATGGGCGATGTCATGAACATGATCGTCATCACCGCTGCACTGTCCTCGTGCAACTCAGGCCTGTACTCGATCGGCCGGATCTTCCGGACCATGGCCAACAACGGCCACGCCCCGCAGTGGCTGACCCGCATGTCCACCCGCCACGTGCCCTACGCGGCGATCCTGGCCATCGGCGGCGTCTACCTGGTGGGCATCCTCCTCAACATCTGGCTGGGCGGTTCCCACGCATTCGACCTCGCCCTGAACACCGCCTCCATCGGCGTGATCTTCACCTGGGGTTCCATTTTCGCCAGCCAGATCGCGCTGCGGAAGAAAAAGGGCAACGTCTCCAGCCTGCCCATGCCGGGCTCGCCCTGGACCAGCTGGGCCGGACTCGTCGCCCTGCTCGTCATCACCGTGCTCATCGGCTTCGACACCATGACCAGCAAGGACGGCGAGGTCTTCTACCTGGGCCTCTGGACGCTGGCCACCATTCCGTTCTTCGCCGTGGTCCTTTGGCTGGGCTGGCAGAAGGTCAAGGACAACCAGCCCAAGAGCGAGCTCTTCAGCTAG